From Variimorphobacter saccharofermentans, one genomic window encodes:
- a CDS encoding PSP1 domain-containing protein, translating to MVNVIGVRFRRAGKIYYFDPAGYDIKQGDNVIVETARGIEYGMVVLGPRLVEDDKIIQPLKPVIRQATEEDDAIERKNKEKEKEAFAICLEKIKKHGLEMKLIDSEYTFDNNKVLFYFTADGRIDFRELVKDLASVFKTRIELRQIGVRDETKIVGGIGICGRPLCCHTHLSEFAPVSIKMAKEQNLSLNPTKISGVCGRLMCCLKNEEEAYEELNSKLPNVGDFVTTKDNLKGEVSSVSVLKQLVKVIVTLENDEKEVREYKVDDLRFNKKKRKEKTTSIEDEELRVLELLEKKEGKSLLDDE from the coding sequence ATGGTTAATGTAATCGGTGTAAGATTTCGTAGAGCAGGAAAGATCTATTATTTTGATCCTGCAGGATACGATATTAAACAGGGGGATAATGTAATTGTTGAAACGGCCAGAGGAATTGAATACGGTATGGTAGTATTGGGTCCTCGCCTTGTGGAGGATGACAAAATCATTCAACCATTAAAGCCGGTTATCCGTCAGGCAACCGAAGAGGATGATGCAATTGAAAGAAAGAATAAAGAGAAGGAAAAAGAAGCATTCGCTATTTGCCTTGAGAAAATCAAAAAACACGGTTTAGAAATGAAGTTAATTGATTCAGAATATACCTTTGATAACAATAAGGTGCTTTTCTACTTTACGGCAGATGGAAGAATTGATTTTCGTGAGCTGGTAAAGGACCTTGCCTCTGTTTTTAAGACAAGAATAGAATTAAGACAAATTGGTGTAAGGGACGAGACCAAAATTGTTGGGGGAATTGGGATTTGTGGAAGACCGTTATGCTGTCATACCCATTTATCTGAGTTCGCTCCCGTTTCCATTAAGATGGCAAAGGAGCAAAATCTTTCTCTGAATCCAACGAAGATTTCCGGTGTTTGCGGAAGACTTATGTGCTGTCTTAAGAATGAGGAAGAGGCTTATGAAGAACTGAACAGTAAGCTGCCTAATGTGGGAGATTTCGTTACAACGAAGGATAATTTAAAGGGTGAAGTGTCAAGCGTCAGTGTTCTGAAGCAGTTGGTAAAGGTTATTGTTACCTTGGAAAATGATGAAAAGGAAGTTCGTGAATATAAAGTGGATGATTTGCGCTTCAATAAAAAGAAACGGAAAGAGAAAACAACTTCAATTGAGGATGAGGAATTAAGAGTATTGGAGCTGTTAGAAAAGAAGGAAGGAAAATCCCTACTGGATGATGAATAA
- a CDS encoding YaaR family protein: MEIKVNQMQPVNPIEQKPSVPEADGTFKFTLISHIEEQELQARLNVILQEISAQGKKLAKHMDVTDMKHYRELIKEFMNEIVNRSHKFSRENFLDKKGRHRVYTMIKLVDKNLDELAAELIKDEKDHITILNKIDEIRGLLLDILT; the protein is encoded by the coding sequence ATGGAGATTAAAGTAAACCAAATGCAGCCAGTTAATCCGATAGAGCAAAAGCCATCGGTGCCGGAAGCAGACGGTACTTTTAAGTTTACGTTAATTTCTCATATTGAGGAACAAGAACTGCAGGCTAGGTTGAATGTAATTCTGCAGGAAATATCTGCGCAAGGGAAAAAGCTTGCAAAGCATATGGATGTAACGGATATGAAGCATTATCGAGAGCTGATCAAGGAATTTATGAATGAAATAGTGAATCGTTCCCACAAGTTCTCCAGAGAGAATTTCCTTGATAAGAAAGGCAGACATAGAGTTTATACTATGATCAAACTGGTGGATAAGAATTTGGACGAGCTGGCAGCAGAACTGATTAAGGATGAGAAGGATCATATCACGATTTTAAATAAAATAGATGAAATTAGAGGATTGTTACTGGATATATTAACATAA
- the holB gene encoding DNA polymerase III subunit delta', protein MQNFGLIIGHESIIEHLQNAISSRKVSHAYIICGEEGMGKKLLAGVFAKTLQCEEGGIEACNRCKSCMQYDSGNHPDIIWVTHEKASIGVDDIRVQVNADIHVKPYNSPYKVYIIDSADKLTEQAQNALLKTIEEPPEYAIILLLVNNISSMLPTILSRCVLLNLRPVDKQQIKEYLMTRHHIPDYKAEMAAAFSGGNVGKAIKYASSEEFEQMKENVLHILKYIDEMELHEIVSGLKTLTSNKASIEDYIDLMLLWYRDVLMYKATMNPDLLLYREELTFLKIQANTRSYEGVENIIKAMEKAKIRLKANVNFDIAIELMLLTIKENSNG, encoded by the coding sequence ATGCAGAATTTTGGTTTGATTATCGGTCATGAAAGCATTATTGAACATCTGCAAAATGCAATTAGCTCCCGAAAAGTTTCGCATGCATATATCATATGTGGTGAAGAGGGTATGGGAAAAAAGCTACTGGCCGGAGTGTTTGCTAAAACACTGCAATGTGAGGAAGGTGGCATCGAAGCCTGTAATCGCTGTAAATCCTGTATGCAATATGATTCTGGGAATCATCCGGATATCATATGGGTTACTCATGAGAAAGCCAGTATCGGTGTGGATGATATCCGAGTACAGGTGAATGCAGACATACACGTAAAGCCATATAACAGCCCTTATAAGGTATATATTATTGATTCTGCGGACAAGTTAACGGAACAGGCACAAAATGCGTTGCTGAAAACGATAGAGGAACCCCCGGAATATGCGATTATTTTGCTTCTGGTGAATAATATTAGCAGTATGCTGCCAACCATACTATCTAGGTGTGTTCTATTGAATCTAAGACCTGTCGATAAGCAACAGATCAAAGAATATCTGATGACCCGTCATCATATTCCGGATTATAAGGCGGAGATGGCAGCAGCATTTTCTGGTGGAAACGTAGGGAAAGCGATTAAGTATGCCTCCTCAGAAGAGTTCGAACAAATGAAGGAGAATGTACTTCATATATTAAAATATATCGATGAAATGGAACTTCATGAGATAGTATCCGGTCTTAAAACCCTTACGTCCAATAAGGCATCCATTGAAGATTATATTGATTTAATGCTTTTATGGTATAGGGACGTACTAATGTACAAGGCTACCATGAATCCAGATTTATTACTATACAGAGAGGAGCTTACCTTTCTGAAGATCCAGGCCAATACCAGAAGCTATGAAGGTGTTGAGAATATTATAAAAGCCATGGAAAAAGCGAAAATAAGATTAAAAGCCAATGTTAATTTTGATATTGCAATTGAGCTTATGTTACTTACTATAAAGGAGAACAGCAATGGTTAA
- the rsmI gene encoding 16S rRNA (cytidine(1402)-2'-O)-methyltransferase, producing MSGILYLCATPIGNLEDITFRVIKTLKEVDLIAAEDTRHSIKLLNHYEIKTPMTSYHEYNKVEKARNLVEQLREGKNIALITDAGTPGISDPGEELVRQAYLAGIQVTSLPGACAAITALTLSGLPTRRFCFEAFLPSDKRERQRILEELKLETRTIILYEAPHRLSKTLKELTQELGARRVAIIKELTKKHETIMQSTLSEATEYFEQQEPKGEYVLVVEGKSRKEVETEKQERWEEIDIREHMKIYQDQGKDKKEAMKLVAKDRGISKREVYQMLIQEEADEEY from the coding sequence ATGTCCGGTATATTATATTTATGTGCGACGCCCATCGGTAACTTGGAGGATATCACATTTCGCGTTATAAAGACGCTGAAGGAAGTGGACTTAATTGCCGCCGAGGATACGAGGCATAGTATTAAATTACTTAACCACTATGAAATAAAAACACCTATGACAAGCTATCATGAGTATAACAAGGTGGAAAAAGCAAGAAATCTGGTAGAGCAATTGCGAGAAGGAAAGAATATAGCACTCATTACGGACGCAGGAACCCCAGGGATATCGGATCCGGGAGAAGAATTAGTCCGACAGGCATATTTGGCGGGAATTCAGGTAACCTCCCTCCCCGGAGCATGCGCTGCAATTACGGCATTAACGTTATCTGGTCTACCAACTAGAAGATTTTGCTTTGAGGCTTTTCTGCCTTCGGATAAAAGGGAGAGACAGCGAATTTTGGAGGAGCTGAAGCTGGAGACCAGAACCATCATTTTATATGAAGCTCCACATAGACTAAGTAAAACCCTGAAAGAACTGACACAGGAATTAGGGGCCAGAAGAGTTGCGATTATAAAGGAACTTACAAAAAAGCATGAAACAATTATGCAATCCACACTTTCAGAAGCCACTGAATACTTCGAGCAACAGGAACCAAAAGGGGAATATGTGCTGGTAGTCGAGGGCAAATCACGGAAAGAAGTAGAAACCGAAAAACAGGAACGATGGGAAGAGATTGACATTAGAGAGCATATGAAAATATATCAAGATCAGGGGAAGGATAAAAAGGAGGCAATGAAGTTAGTTGCAAAGGATAGGGGAATAAGCAAAAGAGAGGTGTATCAAATGCTTATTCAAGAGGAAGCAGATGAAGAGTATTAA
- a CDS encoding nucleoside/nucleotide kinase family protein has product MGRIFIVMGKSATGKDTIYKRLLETEELNLKTAVMYTTRPIRKSEVNGVEYIFVNEEKLHELQKQNKIIEHRSYETIHGTWHYFTVNDGQIQLEKSDYLMIGTLETYQQIREYFGKDKVIPIYIEVEDGIRLMRAIKREQKQEQPKYAEMCRRYLADEEDFSEENLKKYGITKRYQNIDINICLFNVIEDIKNFTVKN; this is encoded by the coding sequence ATGGGTAGGATTTTCATCGTTATGGGAAAAAGTGCAACCGGGAAGGATACCATATATAAAAGGTTACTGGAAACCGAAGAATTGAATCTGAAGACAGCCGTTATGTATACTACCCGGCCAATCAGAAAATCGGAAGTAAATGGTGTGGAATATATTTTTGTTAATGAAGAAAAATTACATGAGCTTCAAAAGCAGAATAAAATAATAGAACACCGCTCCTATGAAACGATTCATGGTACCTGGCACTATTTTACTGTAAATGATGGGCAGATTCAGCTTGAGAAGTCTGATTATCTTATGATCGGAACATTGGAGACATATCAGCAAATAAGGGAATACTTTGGTAAGGATAAAGTAATACCAATCTATATAGAGGTAGAGGATGGCATACGTCTTATGCGTGCTATCAAAAGGGAGCAAAAGCAGGAGCAGCCCAAATATGCTGAAATGTGCAGAAGGTATCTGGCAGATGAAGAGGATTTTTCCGAAGAAAACCTTAAGAAGTATGGCATCACAAAACGATATCAAAATATAGATATCAATATTTGCTTATTTAACGTAATAGAGGATATCAAAAATTTTACTGTAAAGAATTGA
- the amrA gene encoding AmmeMemoRadiSam system protein A yields the protein MSLVGAFIVPHPPLIIPEVGKGEEKMIAATIESYREVAKRIADLNPDTIIITSPHTIMYSDYFHISPGRSAKGDFGRFGAKKVAIHVNYDEEFVEALEFCAEREGIEAGTLGEKDPSLDHGTMVPLYFINEYLKEYKVVRIGLSGLSFPDHYHLGKCITKTAEKLNRRIVFVASGDLSHKLKEDGPYGYAEKGVRFDQEVTEAMRKGSFLDFMEFSPDFCEAAAECGLRSFIIMSGALSGRAVASDLLSYEGPFGVGYAVCEFILQGEDEGRHFDEIFTKKQKELARERQKSEDVYVHLARLSLETYLTTGKKLKLPDDLPEEMLKNKAGVFVSLKKHGSLRGCIGTISPITANVANEIIRNAISAGVEDPRFPPVTEAELDELIYSVDVLAEPEPIENISELDEKRYGVIISSGRKRGLLLPNLEGVDSVEKQIAIAKKKAGIYDNEAFTMERFEVVRHR from the coding sequence ATGTCCCTTGTTGGTGCATTTATTGTTCCACATCCGCCACTTATCATACCGGAAGTAGGAAAAGGGGAGGAGAAGATGATAGCAGCAACCATTGAAAGCTATCGGGAGGTAGCGAAGCGTATTGCAGATCTTAATCCGGATACCATAATTATTACCTCTCCTCATACTATCATGTACTCTGATTATTTTCACATATCACCCGGAAGATCAGCTAAGGGTGATTTTGGACGCTTCGGTGCAAAGAAGGTAGCGATACACGTTAATTATGATGAGGAATTTGTAGAAGCTCTGGAATTCTGTGCTGAGAGAGAGGGAATAGAGGCTGGAACTCTTGGAGAGAAGGACCCATCCCTTGATCATGGAACGATGGTACCCCTTTATTTTATCAATGAGTACTTGAAAGAATATAAGGTGGTACGAATTGGTTTATCCGGCTTATCCTTTCCCGATCATTATCATCTGGGAAAGTGCATTACGAAAACAGCAGAAAAATTAAATCGGCGAATTGTGTTTGTAGCCAGTGGTGATCTTTCTCATAAGCTAAAGGAGGACGGGCCTTATGGATATGCTGAGAAAGGAGTTCGCTTCGACCAGGAAGTAACAGAGGCAATGAGAAAAGGAAGTTTTCTTGATTTCATGGAGTTTTCACCGGACTTTTGTGAGGCTGCAGCGGAATGTGGATTACGATCCTTTATCATCATGTCGGGTGCCTTGAGCGGAAGAGCTGTGGCCTCTGATCTTCTGTCCTATGAGGGCCCTTTTGGAGTGGGTTATGCCGTATGTGAATTTATCTTACAGGGTGAGGACGAAGGTCGCCATTTTGATGAGATTTTTACGAAAAAACAGAAGGAGCTGGCAAGAGAGCGACAAAAAAGCGAGGACGTATATGTGCATTTGGCTCGTTTATCCCTGGAAACATACCTCACTACGGGAAAGAAGCTTAAGCTTCCGGATGATTTACCTGAGGAAATGCTGAAGAATAAAGCAGGGGTGTTCGTCTCCTTAAAAAAGCATGGCTCCTTGCGAGGGTGTATAGGAACCATTTCTCCGATTACGGCAAATGTAGCCAATGAAATTATACGAAATGCCATCAGTGCGGGAGTTGAGGATCCAAGATTCCCCCCTGTTACAGAAGCAGAGCTGGACGAGCTAATCTATAGTGTTGACGTACTCGCAGAACCGGAGCCAATAGAGAATATATCAGAATTGGATGAAAAGCGATACGGAGTTATCATATCATCGGGTCGAAAAAGAGGATTACTGTTACCTAATCTGGAAGGTGTGGATTCCGTTGAAAAGCAGATAGCCATCGCAAAGAAAAAAGCAGGTATCTATGATAATGAAGCATTTACTATGGAGCGCTTTGAGGTGGTGAGACATCGTTGA
- a CDS encoding tRNA1(Val) (adenine(37)-N6)-methyltransferase, whose amino-acid sequence MMNKEIMEEDILKPGERIDDLHRNNYKIIQNTNKFCFGMDAVLLSGFARVLQGERVLDLGTGTGIIPILLEAKTEGRHFTGLEIQEESADMARRSVALNKLEDKVDIVIGDIKEASSIFELASFDVVTSNPPYMNHNHGIVNPRESKAIARHEILCTLEDVIREAGKLLRPGGRFYLVHRPFRLVEIMNTLSTYKLEPKRMKLVYPYVDKEPNMVLLECIKGAKSMIKVEAPLIVYKEQGVYTDEIYEIYGY is encoded by the coding sequence ATGATGAATAAAGAAATCATGGAAGAAGATATTCTGAAGCCGGGTGAACGGATCGATGATCTTCACCGTAATAATTATAAAATTATTCAAAATACCAATAAATTTTGCTTTGGTATGGATGCGGTTCTGCTTTCAGGGTTCGCCAGGGTACTTCAGGGAGAAAGAGTATTGGATCTGGGAACAGGAACCGGCATAATACCGATACTGCTTGAGGCCAAAACAGAGGGAAGGCATTTTACCGGACTTGAAATACAAGAAGAAAGTGCGGATATGGCTCGACGCAGTGTGGCCTTGAATAAACTGGAAGATAAAGTTGATATAGTGATAGGTGATATCAAGGAGGCCTCTTCTATTTTCGAATTGGCTTCCTTTGACGTTGTTACCAGTAATCCACCCTATATGAACCATAACCATGGGATCGTAAATCCCAGGGAGTCTAAAGCCATAGCCCGGCACGAGATACTTTGTACTTTGGAGGACGTAATTCGAGAAGCCGGAAAGCTGCTCAGACCGGGTGGAAGGTTTTATCTTGTTCATAGACCCTTTCGACTGGTAGAAATCATGAACACCCTTAGCACATATAAGCTGGAACCAAAACGAATGAAATTAGTGTATCCATATGTGGATAAGGAACCGAATATGGTTTTACTGGAATGTATTAAGGGTGCAAAATCCATGATTAAAGTGGAAGCGCCTTTGATTGTATATAAAGAACAGGGTGTTTATACGGACGAGATTTATGAGATCTATGGATACTAA
- a CDS encoding AbrB/MazE/SpoVT family DNA-binding domain-containing protein yields the protein MKSTGIVRRLDELGRITLPIELRRTLDVSERDPLEIFVDEGKIILQKYEPTDIFSGSKDNLLEYQGKKISKDTIVELAKLAGIIE from the coding sequence ATGAAAAGTACAGGTATCGTAAGAAGACTTGATGAACTTGGAAGAATTACTCTTCCTATCGAGTTAAGAAGAACTTTGGATGTTAGTGAAAGAGATCCATTAGAAATCTTCGTTGATGAAGGCAAAATTATTCTTCAAAAATATGAACCTACTGATATTTTTAGCGGAAGCAAAGATAACTTGTTAGAATATCAAGGTAAGAAGATTTCTAAAGACACCATCGTTGAACTTGCAAAACTTGCAGGCATTATCGAGTAA
- a CDS encoding spore maturation protein — translation MRFIIYLSDYIIPFIFFYIIGFALLSKTNSYDEFVEGAKDGFKVVVDILPTLIGLMVAIGVLRASGALNIISDLIKPITNMLHFPSELVPVAIIKMFSSSAATSLVLDIFKEFGPDSYLGRMVSIMMSCTETIFYTLAVYFMAAGVKKTRYTLIGCLATTLTGIIVSVIMTNLAF, via the coding sequence ATGAGGTTTATCATATACCTGTCTGATTACATTATTCCGTTTATTTTCTTTTATATTATTGGGTTTGCATTGCTGTCGAAGACAAATAGTTATGATGAATTCGTGGAAGGAGCAAAGGACGGCTTTAAGGTGGTGGTAGATATTTTACCCACACTAATCGGTTTAATGGTCGCTATTGGCGTTTTAAGAGCTTCTGGAGCATTAAATATAATATCTGATTTGATTAAGCCCATTACAAATATGTTGCACTTTCCTTCAGAGCTAGTTCCGGTAGCAATAATTAAAATGTTCTCCTCCTCTGCAGCAACCAGTCTTGTGTTAGATATTTTTAAGGAATTTGGCCCGGATTCCTATCTGGGCAGGATGGTATCCATAATGATGAGCTGTACAGAAACAATATTTTATACGCTGGCAGTCTATTTCATGGCAGCAGGAGTAAAGAAGACGCGTTATACACTTATCGGATGCCTTGCCACTACACTGACAGGAATTATTGTCAGTGTTATAATGACGAACTTAGCCTTTTAA
- a CDS encoding tetratricopeptide repeat protein, translating to MFYTIFRTKEGKVLAAILGFLILLFGILVFKNLSEDNEYMEQAVMAENYLKAGSYEQAVAAYKKAIAMKEGDLNTLSIGMADAYIGLNDYDKALETLRSCYQKTANSIVKYKIEEVKSEKADYDYLQSISRAEIFFSNKEYEKAIDEYEKAKLIKNKESETYRKIAEAYIQLGEYDLAQEEILEGLEITENNELNKTLETVEYYLKKQDYDEMITQAQEYIVQENYNDGIAKYEEAMRLLPKESAAYNRLAEIYILRKDYSKAIMLLGIASKYSDDEETEHLMERATELKITQEQRKNTLSSLYKALQENDMEQALKVMGGIFFREVISKDVPVYYKDVASGNNMLIIYDNHTLYFGDNTGGVRQGNGLYLICKEDRKDYYYYQGQWENDLPNGKGKTVEIKYQIENETDTYKSTTITEGKFKDGLEQDQMTKYLYKNDIETGQVIYSSDDGVPLPMHGQAKDDSYIIGEIYLDGIPTGEYYSVPADTLWGVVPFVPKD from the coding sequence ATGTTTTACACGATATTTCGAACAAAAGAGGGAAAAGTACTTGCAGCAATTCTAGGCTTTCTTATATTATTATTCGGAATCTTGGTTTTTAAGAATTTATCTGAAGATAATGAATATATGGAACAAGCTGTAATGGCTGAAAACTATTTAAAGGCAGGAAGTTATGAGCAGGCAGTAGCAGCGTATAAAAAGGCCATAGCAATGAAGGAGGGGGATTTAAATACACTCTCAATTGGTATGGCAGATGCTTATATCGGGCTGAATGATTATGATAAAGCACTTGAAACGTTACGCTCATGCTATCAGAAAACTGCGAATAGCATAGTAAAATATAAGATTGAGGAGGTTAAATCGGAAAAGGCAGATTATGACTATCTTCAGTCTATTTCCCGTGCTGAGATTTTTTTCTCGAACAAGGAATATGAGAAAGCAATTGATGAGTATGAGAAAGCAAAGCTGATAAAGAATAAAGAGAGTGAGACATATCGAAAAATTGCAGAAGCCTATATTCAATTGGGTGAGTATGATCTGGCGCAGGAAGAGATACTGGAAGGTCTGGAAATAACAGAGAATAATGAATTGAACAAAACTCTGGAGACAGTGGAATATTACTTGAAAAAACAGGATTATGATGAAATGATTACTCAGGCTCAGGAGTATATCGTTCAAGAGAATTATAATGATGGAATAGCAAAATATGAAGAGGCTATGAGACTATTACCAAAAGAGTCTGCTGCATATAATCGTTTAGCTGAGATCTATATTTTACGAAAGGATTATAGTAAGGCGATTATGTTACTTGGTATTGCCTCAAAGTACTCCGACGATGAAGAGACAGAGCATCTTATGGAGCGGGCAACAGAACTTAAGATTACTCAGGAGCAAAGGAAGAATACATTAAGCTCCTTATATAAAGCATTACAGGAAAATGATATGGAACAAGCTCTGAAAGTAATGGGCGGAATATTCTTCCGGGAAGTAATATCGAAGGATGTACCGGTTTATTATAAGGATGTTGCTTCTGGTAACAATATGCTTATTATCTATGACAATCACACTTTATATTTCGGAGATAATACCGGTGGCGTTCGACAAGGAAACGGATTGTACCTTATATGTAAGGAAGATAGGAAGGACTATTATTACTACCAAGGGCAATGGGAAAATGATTTACCCAACGGAAAAGGTAAAACAGTGGAAATCAAATATCAAATAGAGAATGAGACAGATACGTATAAAAGCACAACAATCACAGAAGGAAAGTTTAAGGACGGACTGGAACAGGATCAGATGACGAAATACTTATATAAAAATGACATAGAAACAGGACAAGTCATCTATTCATCAGATGACGGAGTGCCGTTACCCATGCATGGACAAGCGAAGGACGATTCTTATATAATAGGGGAAATTTATCTTGATGGGATTCCTACGGGAGAGTATTATAGTGTGCCCGCGGATACCCTATGGGGTGTAGTTCCCTTTGTACCGAAAGATTAG
- a CDS encoding nucleoside recognition protein: protein MLNYLWAIMILLGITVGILQGEIGEVSKATINSSREAVSLAITMLGIVAMWTGIMQVAKKCGLVTAFTKALRPFIHFLFPDIPKDHIVNEYIASNMIANILGLGWAATPMGLMAIKELKKLNHDSEVASCDMCTLLIINISSLQLIPVNIIAYRSQYGSANPAEILVAGLISTMCSTAVGIVFAVVARKLSKHSKIR from the coding sequence ATGCTAAACTATTTATGGGCTATCATGATCCTTTTAGGCATTACGGTAGGTATACTTCAGGGTGAGATTGGAGAAGTAAGTAAAGCGACAATCAATTCTTCGAGAGAAGCCGTTTCGCTTGCCATTACCATGCTGGGAATAGTAGCAATGTGGACAGGAATTATGCAGGTGGCAAAAAAATGCGGATTGGTCACAGCCTTTACAAAAGCGCTCCGGCCCTTTATCCATTTTTTGTTTCCGGATATACCGAAGGATCACATCGTCAATGAATATATAGCCTCCAATATGATTGCGAATATATTAGGCCTTGGTTGGGCAGCCACCCCAATGGGGCTTATGGCAATAAAAGAGCTAAAAAAACTGAACCATGACTCGGAAGTGGCAAGCTGTGATATGTGCACATTATTAATTATTAATATTTCCTCGCTACAGCTAATACCGGTAAATATTATTGCCTATCGTAGCCAGTACGGATCTGCTAATCCGGCTGAAATTCTAGTTGCGGGCTTAATATCTACAATGTGCTCTACGGCTGTTGGAATCGTATTTGCAGTAGTTGCAAGAAAACTTAGCAAACACAGTAAGATTCGTTGA
- a CDS encoding aminotransferase class I/II-fold pyridoxal phosphate-dependent enzyme → MDRLYDKLVAYCNGDYYPMHMPGHKRNVDMLSMENPYRFDITEIEGFDNLHQAEGILMELSQRICKLYGSRRSYPLINGSTAGILTALSVATSRGDKVLVARNAHKSVYHGVIQMGLRPVYIYPQVASNPTIYCGLNADQIEEALIKEKNVKAVIITSPTYEGIVSDINHIAKVVHKYDALLIVDEAHGAHFGFYESFPKSAIYCGADLVIQSFHKTLPSLTQTAVLHSMVEELDSKIRKYLAIYQTSSPSYVLLSGIDHCISILEDHANTVFHSYTELLKDFYHRMKTLEKLRVINQIQMGSYEAFDWDMSKIIISVQNTTITAQELHSKLREEYHIVMEMEAMDYVLGMTSICDTKEGFNRLAEALISIDREVELLQREATSSVNDILQRSPLQVMCPQEAFERASEIVPLHNSEGRIAATFVSLFPPGSPLLVPGELIDQTLIDYIRLVKQKGIAITGLSGMDKLQIEVLQE, encoded by the coding sequence TTGGACAGGTTATATGATAAATTAGTAGCTTATTGCAATGGGGATTATTATCCCATGCATATGCCGGGACATAAACGGAATGTGGATATGCTTTCTATGGAGAATCCGTATCGTTTTGATATCACTGAGATTGAAGGATTTGATAATCTGCACCAGGCGGAAGGAATATTAATGGAGCTGTCACAGAGGATCTGTAAGCTTTACGGTTCCCGTAGATCGTACCCATTAATTAACGGAAGTACTGCGGGTATTTTAACAGCACTGTCTGTTGCAACGTCAAGAGGGGATAAGGTCCTGGTAGCTCGTAATGCCCATAAGTCAGTATATCATGGAGTTATCCAGATGGGGCTGAGACCAGTCTACATTTATCCACAGGTTGCTTCCAATCCGACCATTTATTGTGGATTAAATGCTGATCAAATCGAGGAAGCGTTGATAAAGGAGAAAAACGTCAAAGCAGTTATCATAACTTCTCCGACCTATGAAGGAATTGTTTCGGATATTAATCATATAGCAAAAGTGGTACACAAATATGACGCATTATTAATTGTTGACGAAGCGCATGGTGCACATTTTGGATTTTATGAGAGTTTTCCTAAGAGTGCTATTTATTGCGGTGCGGATCTTGTAATACAAAGCTTTCATAAAACACTTCCCTCATTAACGCAAACAGCAGTATTACACTCTATGGTAGAGGAGTTGGACAGTAAAATACGCAAATATCTTGCAATTTATCAGACGAGTAGTCCATCCTACGTGCTACTGTCTGGGATCGATCACTGTATCAGTATCCTGGAGGATCATGCGAATACGGTATTTCATAGCTATACGGAGTTACTGAAGGATTTCTATCATAGAATGAAGACCTTAGAAAAACTCAGGGTAATTAATCAGATTCAGATGGGAAGCTATGAAGCTTTTGATTGGGATATGTCTAAAATCATCATATCTGTTCAAAACACCACGATCACTGCTCAAGAGCTCCATAGTAAGCTACGTGAGGAGTATCATATTGTGATGGAGATGGAAGCTATGGATTACGTTCTTGGAATGACCAGCATCTGTGATACGAAAGAGGGCTTTAATCGATTAGCCGAGGCTTTGATATCCATAGACAGGGAAGTGGAGTTGTTACAGAGAGAAGCAACAAGTAGTGTTAATGATATCCTGCAAAGATCTCCTCTTCAAGTAATGTGTCCACAGGAGGCATTTGAAAGAGCATCGGAGATTGTCCCATTACATAATAGTGAAGGTAGAATAGCTGCAACCTTTGTCAGCCTCTTTCCGCCGGGGTCTCCATTGCTGGTTCCAGGAGAACTGATTGATCAAACATTGATTGATTACATCAGGCTGGTAAAGCAAAAGGGGATTGCAATTACCGGACTCTCAGGAATGGATAAATTACAGATAGAAGTGCTTCAGGAATGA